A part of Blastopirellula retiformator genomic DNA contains:
- a CDS encoding DUF11 domain-containing protein, which produces MRSFHPDNSRRLIAISLLLSLVGSGCSSIRVPSIDPTGRRVFDCDQSTTLFAPSDCMPKPAYAAPPAPAPCAASGAVATTPLPKPPKGVVEPEKSLSLSPSRIVAPVGTEVVLVAGLNGEECCLHEGGRPIKWMISQDSVGHFSEVGGRDTTTRFVSLGGEQGIVSPTYAIGRTQLFDQTIDRGTEIPGDDVRVLRGQNWISVSSSSPGTSRVTALADKLKNWPARQRTATVEWIDAQWQIPASAFQRAGERAFLTTTVTTQTTQSPLHSWIVKYEIIDGAAAGFMVNGVMSSTPAVEVTTDSNGRATAEIVPATRDQPGVARVRVTVIRPDNANYGTTERLTLATQDATVTWSAAQLTAEIAGPAVAEIDSTATYDLVISNQGDVPATNVVAFIPLPGGMQYAQSSVPATQRGNDVEWSLGTIEARGYRRIQMVCAVQGAGNHQLCLSVSGDGELRHRSCANTQVASNNISVQVNGPQQIINGSEFDTIITIRNNGTAPLTNLVLRDEFSTGLQHISGAGNMIATNPISVAPGETINETLTFQAVANGRQCHRISVTADGEAPVLREACVDVVPPAAQPNYDLSFIATNPNSPGQPIQAIAQGDDVLFLMRLQNISSVQLRAVQIAINYDANFEGLSATQYGNSDELRTVKWQYNEGIAPGASAELRVLCKATELANAACARVTVSASDLQPQTLQACVQIAQPRSAPPEQPPAVNPNNGNAGNQPMAQPGQLSVKIASLQGDVRVGGAITYVMTVKNESATEDSNVQIMLRLPPGLKNAQVASRDGTNFGAPRISPDGSNVAIPPINYLRAGATLEFEVQATAVAAGPQTIIAEATSARSSQLATAQETTNAYPQ; this is translated from the coding sequence ATGCGTTCGTTTCATCCTGACAACTCGAGACGCCTGATCGCGATCAGTTTGCTCCTTTCCCTGGTGGGAAGCGGCTGCTCGTCGATCCGCGTGCCGTCCATCGATCCGACGGGCCGGCGCGTCTTTGATTGCGATCAATCGACCACGCTGTTCGCCCCGTCCGATTGCATGCCGAAACCGGCCTACGCCGCGCCCCCAGCGCCGGCGCCTTGTGCCGCGAGCGGCGCAGTCGCCACGACGCCGTTGCCCAAACCGCCCAAGGGAGTCGTTGAGCCGGAGAAGTCGCTCAGTCTGTCGCCATCGCGGATCGTCGCGCCGGTCGGAACCGAAGTGGTGCTGGTCGCGGGCCTCAATGGCGAAGAATGCTGTCTGCATGAAGGAGGCCGCCCGATCAAATGGATGATTTCGCAAGATAGCGTCGGCCATTTCTCGGAAGTCGGCGGTCGCGATACGACGACGCGCTTCGTCTCCTTAGGCGGCGAACAAGGAATCGTCAGCCCGACCTATGCGATTGGGCGAACGCAACTTTTCGACCAGACCATTGATCGTGGTACCGAAATCCCCGGCGACGACGTCCGCGTGCTCCGCGGGCAAAACTGGATCAGCGTCAGCTCTTCCTCGCCAGGCACGAGCCGCGTGACGGCCCTAGCCGATAAACTGAAAAACTGGCCTGCTCGTCAGCGCACCGCGACGGTCGAATGGATCGACGCGCAGTGGCAGATTCCGGCCTCCGCGTTCCAGCGAGCCGGCGAACGCGCGTTCCTGACGACGACGGTCACGACCCAAACGACGCAGTCGCCGCTCCATTCCTGGATCGTCAAATACGAAATCATCGACGGCGCCGCTGCTGGGTTTATGGTTAACGGCGTGATGTCGTCGACTCCGGCAGTCGAAGTGACGACCGACTCCAACGGTCGCGCCACGGCCGAGATCGTCCCGGCCACGCGTGATCAGCCGGGTGTCGCCCGGGTGCGGGTCACGGTCATTCGTCCTGACAACGCCAACTATGGCACGACCGAACGGTTGACGTTGGCCACGCAAGACGCGACGGTCACCTGGAGCGCCGCCCAGCTAACCGCCGAAATCGCCGGTCCGGCGGTCGCCGAGATCGACTCGACCGCCACGTACGACCTAGTGATCTCGAACCAGGGGGATGTGCCGGCCACGAATGTCGTCGCCTTCATTCCGCTTCCCGGCGGTATGCAGTATGCCCAAAGTAGCGTTCCGGCCACGCAACGGGGCAACGATGTCGAGTGGAGCCTGGGCACGATTGAGGCTCGCGGCTATCGACGGATTCAGATGGTCTGCGCCGTCCAAGGCGCCGGCAACCACCAGCTTTGTCTCTCGGTTTCGGGAGATGGAGAGTTGCGGCACCGCAGCTGTGCGAACACGCAGGTTGCCTCGAACAATATCTCGGTCCAGGTCAACGGTCCGCAGCAAATCATCAACGGGTCGGAATTTGACACGATCATCACCATTCGCAACAACGGGACCGCCCCGCTGACCAATCTGGTCCTGCGAGACGAGTTCTCGACCGGGCTACAGCACATCAGCGGCGCCGGCAACATGATCGCCACCAATCCGATTTCGGTCGCTCCTGGCGAGACGATCAACGAAACGCTAACCTTCCAGGCGGTCGCCAATGGTCGCCAATGCCACCGCATCTCGGTCACGGCCGATGGCGAAGCTCCGGTGCTGCGGGAAGCCTGCGTTGACGTCGTTCCGCCTGCAGCTCAGCCGAATTACGACCTGTCGTTTATCGCGACCAATCCCAACTCTCCCGGTCAGCCGATCCAGGCGATCGCCCAGGGAGATGACGTGTTGTTCCTGATGCGACTGCAAAATATCAGCAGCGTACAGCTGCGAGCCGTGCAGATTGCAATCAACTACGACGCCAACTTTGAAGGCTTGTCGGCCACGCAGTACGGTAATAGTGACGAACTGCGAACCGTCAAATGGCAATACAACGAGGGAATCGCCCCGGGCGCCAGTGCTGAGCTTCGCGTCTTGTGCAAGGCGACCGAACTGGCCAACGCGGCCTGTGCTCGCGTTACCGTCAGTGCAAGCGATCTGCAGCCGCAAACGTTGCAAGCTTGCGTCCAGATCGCCCAGCCGCGCAGTGCTCCGCCCGAGCAGCCGCCGGCCGTTAATCCGAACAATGGCAACGCCGGCAATCAGCCGATGGCGCAACCGGGCCAGCTGTCGGTGAAGATCGCCTCGCTGCAGGGTGACGTTCGCGTCGGCGGCGCCATCACCTATGTGATGACGGTCAAGAACGAATCGGCCACCGAAGACAGTAACGTGCAAATCATGCTTCGCTTGCCGCCTGGTTTGAAGAACGCGCAGGTCGCGTCCCGCGATGGAACCAACTTTGGGGCTCCGCGAATCAGCCCCGACGGCAGCAACGTGGCCATTCCGCCAATCAACTACTTGAGAGCCGGAGCGACGCTGGAGTTTGAGGTACAAGCCACTGCCGTCGCCGCAGGCCCGCAAACGATCATCGCCGAGGCGACCAGCGCCCGGTCGAGCCAGCTGGCCACTGCCCAGGAAACGACCAACGCCTACCCGCAGTAA
- a CDS encoding RAD55 family ATPase — translation MMQRQTTGVPGLDELLGGGLVPGTLTVIVGATGIGKTQFGVHFAHAGVQQEERSGVFFDMSSRGDSQNHAAYAQRMVDWKLQRCDSQAKPNLDDFFSKDVDYGNFLHVFDYIGKRVTKRDLDWDEWHEWQGELNEKLATTIGFLYGNLCRGSRRIVIDGIEPVDTPSESIQFNLFEYVYHQIVRKDPMWVARDLFRQKFREHAEEAERHNYDPAEVGCVLLQTSKEAMLDDLISRPLDEGDILSGANTIIYLGKFMDGRKLRRAMYVPKHRGSAVTDEIVPYTIDDAGLHFEA, via the coding sequence GTGATGCAGCGACAAACGACCGGCGTGCCAGGCCTCGACGAGCTATTGGGAGGCGGCCTCGTGCCGGGGACGTTGACGGTAATCGTCGGCGCGACCGGGATTGGCAAAACGCAATTCGGCGTTCACTTCGCCCATGCCGGCGTCCAGCAAGAGGAACGCAGCGGCGTCTTCTTTGACATGAGCTCCCGCGGCGATTCGCAAAACCACGCCGCTTATGCGCAGCGGATGGTCGACTGGAAGCTGCAACGCTGCGATTCGCAGGCCAAGCCGAACCTGGACGACTTCTTCTCCAAGGATGTCGACTATGGCAACTTCCTGCATGTCTTTGACTACATCGGTAAGCGAGTCACCAAGCGGGATCTCGACTGGGACGAGTGGCACGAGTGGCAAGGAGAGCTGAACGAAAAGCTGGCGACGACGATTGGCTTTTTGTACGGCAATCTCTGTCGCGGGTCCCGGCGAATTGTGATCGACGGGATTGAGCCGGTCGATACGCCGAGCGAATCGATCCAGTTCAACCTATTTGAATACGTCTATCACCAGATCGTCCGAAAAGACCCGATGTGGGTTGCCCGCGATCTGTTTCGGCAGAAGTTTCGCGAGCATGCCGAAGAGGCGGAGCGGCACAACTATGACCCGGCCGAAGTCGGCTGCGTGCTGCTGCAGACGTCGAAGGAAGCGATGCTCGACGACTTGATCTCGCGCCCGCTTGACGAGGGAGATATCCTCTCCGGGGCCAATACGATCATCTACCTCGGCAAGTTTATGGACGGCCGCAAGCTACGCCGGGCGATGTACGTGCCCAAGCACCGCGGAAGCGCCGTGACCGACGAGATTGTGCCCTACACGATTGATGACGCCGGGCTGCACTTTGAGGCGTAG
- a CDS encoding scaffolding protein gives MSTAKELFLAAEKLKDADQLEDAAAKYEEAVAADPAHVLSHMALSVVYQKLGHHASAVEHAEKVCELEPTDPFNFTALSVTYQRAFEGTRDMSYIQKAEEAKYRASTIGG, from the coding sequence ATGTCGACTGCCAAAGAACTGTTCCTCGCCGCCGAAAAGCTGAAAGACGCCGATCAGCTGGAAGATGCCGCCGCCAAGTACGAGGAAGCGGTCGCCGCCGATCCGGCACACGTCCTCTCGCACATGGCCCTCTCGGTCGTCTACCAAAAGCTGGGGCATCACGCGTCGGCCGTTGAGCATGCCGAAAAGGTCTGCGAACTGGAACCGACCGATCCGTTCAACTTCACCGCCCTGTCGGTCACCTATCAACGGGCCTTCGAAGGGACCCGCGATATGTCGTATATCCAAAAAGCGGAAGAAGCCAAGTACCGCGCCAGCACCATCGGCGGTTAG
- a CDS encoding DUF4339 domain-containing protein — MSEYYIRIGGEHRGPFSRAQLESQPMSESTPVRQDGTDQWRSASDFPELAGLFRGSLDQQYGSFRDRPEASPYASPQAHASPTVTAGTIPKVMGMVSCGIGILSWLSMFGFFGFVAYFAIKQEQDGAEPLEAIFFTIGLSFCFCFLLMLAGVLVGIVGVAIPGSGKGWSLAGLILCGLPLLLLLGLFLLGAAIS, encoded by the coding sequence ATGAGCGAGTACTACATCCGCATCGGCGGCGAGCATCGCGGCCCCTTTTCCCGGGCTCAACTAGAGTCGCAGCCAATGTCCGAATCGACGCCGGTGCGTCAGGATGGGACCGACCAGTGGCGGTCGGCGAGCGATTTTCCTGAACTGGCGGGGCTATTTCGCGGTTCCTTGGACCAGCAGTACGGAAGCTTTCGTGACCGACCAGAGGCATCTCCCTACGCGTCTCCCCAGGCTCACGCGTCGCCGACCGTGACGGCCGGAACGATTCCCAAGGTGATGGGGATGGTGTCGTGTGGGATTGGCATCCTGTCGTGGCTTTCGATGTTCGGCTTCTTCGGGTTCGTCGCCTATTTCGCAATCAAGCAAGAGCAGGACGGGGCGGAGCCGCTGGAAGCCATTTTTTTTACGATCGGCCTCAGTTTCTGTTTCTGTTTTCTGTTGATGCTAGCTGGGGTGTTGGTCGGCATTGTCGGCGTCGCCATTCCAGGCTCTGGCAAAGGCTGGTCGCTGGCGGGACTGATTCTCTGTGGGCTTCCGCTGCTGTTATTGCTAGGGCTGTTCCTGTTGGGGGCGGCGATCAGTTAA
- the lpxA gene encoding acyl-ACP--UDP-N-acetylglucosamine O-acyltransferase produces the protein MTEIHPTALVSPQARLGADVQIGPFCVIEAGVEIGDRCRLESFVTIKTGSKIGCDNKISDHAVIGGGAQHIRAPENPGSLIIGDRNQIREFATVHRALHAGELTVIGNDCLLMVQAHIGHDSIIGNNVILTNNVLVAGHVVIEDRAYVSGAVAIHQFCRVGRNAMVGGQAHVVQDVPPYVTVDGCSSLVVGLNLVGLKRNNFDAATIRDLKKAYRILYRSNLTNGEALEKIRMDFAGSPAGHFHTFLAPSKRGFIQARSRGRQRPVDEPVKLRVLPGELTENVRQAG, from the coding sequence GTGACAGAGATCCACCCGACCGCGCTCGTGTCGCCCCAGGCTCGTCTGGGCGCCGACGTTCAAATTGGACCATTTTGCGTTATCGAAGCTGGGGTGGAAATTGGCGATCGCTGTCGTCTGGAGTCTTTTGTTACGATCAAAACCGGCTCGAAGATCGGCTGCGACAATAAAATTTCCGATCACGCCGTTATTGGCGGGGGCGCTCAGCACATTCGAGCCCCGGAAAATCCAGGATCGCTGATCATCGGCGATCGCAATCAGATTCGCGAGTTCGCAACCGTCCACCGCGCTTTGCATGCCGGCGAACTGACCGTCATCGGCAACGATTGTCTGCTGATGGTTCAGGCCCACATCGGCCATGACAGCATCATCGGCAACAACGTAATCCTCACCAACAACGTGTTGGTCGCCGGGCATGTGGTCATCGAAGACCGCGCTTACGTCTCGGGCGCCGTGGCGATTCACCAGTTCTGCCGCGTCGGCCGCAATGCAATGGTCGGCGGTCAGGCTCACGTTGTGCAAGACGTTCCGCCGTATGTGACGGTTGACGGTTGCTCGAGCCTGGTGGTTGGCTTGAACCTGGTTGGCCTAAAACGGAACAACTTCGACGCGGCGACGATTCGCGACCTGAAGAAAGCGTACCGCATCCTGTATCGCTCGAACCTGACCAATGGCGAGGCGCTCGAGAAGATTCGGATGGACTTCGCCGGCTCCCCAGCCGGACACTTCCACACCTTCCTGGCGCCCAGCAAGCGAGGCTTCATTCAGGCCCGCAGCCGCGGCCGCCAGCGTCCGGTCGACGAACCAGTGAAACTGCGGGTGCTGCCGGGCGAACTGACCGAAAACGTCCGTCAGGCTGGTTAA